ATAACCTTTAGTTCTTGATTTTAATGCATCAAAAAAATCATAAATAATCTCATTAAGTGGGAGTTCATAAGTTAAAAGCGCTCGCGATTCTTCGATATAGTCCATATGAATATATGTACCACGACGGTCTTGACACAAATCCATAATTGTTCCTACATATTCTTTTGGAACCATAATCTCTGCTTTTACCATGGGCTCTTCCATATATTGAATCTCAGAAGGTTCTGGTAGGTCAATGGGATTAGCCAAAGCTATTTCTTCACCATTGGTTTTTTTCACTTTATAAATTACACTTGGTGCTGTTGTAACAATATCAAGGTTATATTCTCGTTCAATACGCTCTTGAATAATTTCAAGATGCAACAGTCCAAGAAAACCACATCGAAAACCAAATCCTAAGGCGACTGAGGTCTCTGCTTCATATTGTAGCGCTGCATCATTAAGCTTTAATTTATCGAGCGCATCACGTAGGTCTTGATACTTTGACCCATCTGCCGGATAAATACCACAATATACCATAGGGTTAACTTTTTTATATCCTGCAAGCGCTTTTTCAGTCTCACGTCCGACTTCTGTAATCGTATCCCCGACTTGGGTATCCGACACATTTTTGATGCTGGCTGTAATATAGCCAACGAATCCAGCCTCTAAGGCATCTGTAGGAATAAAACTTCCCGGCGCAAAATAGCCTACTTCAATGACTTCAAATTCTTTTTTAGTCGCCATCATTTTAATTCTTGACCCTTTTCGAATCGTCCCTTCCATGATACGACAAAATACAATAACCCCTTTATATGGATCATATACTGAATCAAAAATCAAAGCCTTGAGGGGAGCTTTTGAATCCCCTATCGGCGCTGGAATCTTATGTACAATTGCTTCAAGTACATCTTCAACATTCAATCCTTCTTTTGCTGAGATTTTTGGTGCATCTTGAGCCTCAAGTCCGATAATGTCTTCCACTTCTTCAATAACACGCTGAGGATCCGCACTTGGCAAATCAATTTTATTAATAACAGGCATAATTTCTAAATCGTTTTCTAATGCCAAATATACATTTGCCATTGTCTGGGCTTCTATTCCTTGTGCTGCATCAACAACTAAAACGGCTCCTTCGCAAGCAGCTAATGCACGGGAAACTTCATAATTAAAGTCAACATGCCCCGGAGTATCAATCAGATTAAAGACATATTCTTCCCCATCCTTTGCTGTATAAACGAGACGAACAGCTTGTGCTTTAATCGTAATGCCGCGCTCACGTTCTAATTCCATGGTATCTAAAACTTGTTCACTCATTTCACGTTCCGTTAATAATCCGGTCATTTGTATGATACGGTCTGCCAATGTTGATTTTCCATGATCAATATGAGCGATGATACTAAAATTTCTTATATTTTCTTGTTTCATAACGCATTTCCTTCCGAACAAGCTCTTGTGCATGCACAATAAACGCTTGAAAATTATATACTATCCAGTTGCTAATTATAACATAGCAAAACTATAGAATCAACTTGACTTTTCATTACCTATCCAATAAACTAAAAGAAATGTAAATTGAAAGGATGAACAACATGTTAGATATGAATCTCATCCGCAATAATCAAGATATGGTTGTTGCCGGACTAAAAAAAAGGGAATACAGCGTTGACTTCTCAGATTTTAATGCGTGGGACGAAAAACGTAAGTCGATTATTCAAGAAGTCGAAGCATTAAAAGCTGAACGCAATAAAGTTTCAAAAGAAATTCCCGCACTCAAAAAAGCAGGTGAAGACGTAGCTCCTATCATTGAGAAGATGTCTTCTTTAAAAGATGAAATTGCATCACTTGACGAATCCCTTCGTGATGTTGATGAAAAAATAAAAGATTTTGTTGTTAGTCTTCCAAACTTACCTGCAGATGATGTTACACCAGGTGGTAAAGAAAACAATGCTGTTATTCATACATGGGGTGAAAAACCAGCACATGATTTTGAAGTAAAAAATCATGTTGAACTTGCTGAAAGCCTCGGAATTATTGATTATGAGCGGGGAGCAAAACTTGCCGGAAATGGTTTTTGGATCTATAAAGATAAAGGAGCCCTTCTTGAATGGGCATTGCTAAACTACTTTATAAGCGCCCACCTAAAAGACGGCTATACGTTTATGCTTCCTCCACACATTTTATCTTATGAATCAGGATATACTGCCGGTCAATTCCCAAAATTTGAAGATGATGTGTTTAAGCTTGAACAAGAAAAAGGCTATATGCAGTTCTTACTTCCAACAGCTGAGACGGCACTCATTAATTACCACCGTAACGAAACGTTAACTGAAGATGAACTCCCCAAAAAATATTTTGCTTATACACCCTGTTATCGAAAAGAAGCTGGTTCCTATCGAGCAGAAGAACGTGGTATGATTCGTGGTCATCAATTTAATAAAGTAGAGATGTTCCAATACACCACTCCCGAACAATCTGATGCCGCTTTAGAAGAGCTTATCAAAAAAGCTGAAGCGTTGGTTCAAGGATTAGGTCTTCATTATCAACTGTCCAAACTCGCTGCAGGCGATTGTAGTGCTTCAATGCGTAAAACCTATGATATTGAGGTTTGGATTGAAAGTATGCAAGTATACAAAGAAGTAAGTTCCGCATCCAATGCCGGTGACTATCAAGCCCGTCGCGGAAATATGAAGTATCGTATGGTTAGTGAAAAGAAAGCTGCATTTATGCATACTTTAAACGCATCTGGACTTGCAACTTCACGTATTCTTCCTGCTTTACTTGAACAACATCAACAAGCGGACGGTTCTGTTTTGATCCCTGAAGCATTACGACCATTTACAGGTTTTGATAAAATTGAGCCTATAAAATAAGACGTACTTATATAAAAGCTAAAAGCGCTGTTAATATTAACAGCGCTTTGTTTATTCTAGAAAATATATAACTCGTTAAATAAGTGCTTCTAAACGTTCTAAGTGTTTTTCTTCTTCTTTGATAATACGATTAAGAACTTCTTTAACTTTATCATTCGCAAACTCCAATAAGTTTACATAATAATTAATAGTCACACGCTCTGTCTCCGCACCAATTTTTAGTGCGTCGCGTACAGAGTCAATTGGAGCTTGACTTCGATTAAAGCCTTCATTTTTTGCATAGCTTGCAAAAAACTCTTGCACTTGATCTGAAAATAAATAGTCCTCTTGTGATGCATCTACATTTAGTTCATTATACATGCTTTTAAATACCTTTGCATGTTCTTTTTCATCCTCAGCCATACCTAATAAAATTTCTTTAAGTTCTAAATCAGCCATTGTCGCGTATTTTTCATAAAACTTTACGCCTTCTTCTTCCATACTAATTGCAAGTTGTAGCACTTCTGCTCCTGTAAATTTTGGTTGCATATTATCATCACCTTTCCAATGCTTTTTTTATTATTGCATGAACATGATTATGTAGATTGTTCACGTCTTCACGGCTTAATGCAGTCACATCAATCGGTTCATGAAAAATAACAGACAACTCTGTCTTTCGCACACGTTTATGTTCTTCATAAACTTTGTACGTATTTTTCAATGTCACAGGTACAATCGGAACCCCCGCTTTTACTGCCAGTTTTAATGATCCGGGTTTAAATGCATTCATTTGTCCCAGGTCACTTCGGGTTCCTTCTGGGAAAATAACTAGACTCTTCCCATCTTTTAGCATATCAATACCTTCCAAAATTACTTTTAACGATTGACGCATGTTTTTACGGTCCATGAAAAGGCATCCCATCTTTTTCATCCACCATGATAACATCGGTACTTTTTCAAGTTCAACCTTTGCTATAAATGCAGCAAAATGCGGAAGATGAACCATTAAAACCGGTATATCAAAGTAGCTTTGATGATTAACCACAAAAAGCACAGGTTTATCTGGCACAAGCTCGGCATTTTCAACTTGAACACGATTACCTGTAGCAAAAATAATTGACCTAGCCCACAGCGTCGTTAATTTATCAACGAGTCGATGTTGTGCTTTTAAAAGCCCAAGTCCTCCAAAAATCCAATAAGGTATTGCGCCAATCATACTTATAAGTAAGCTAATTCCAAAATAAATAAAGAAAAAGATCGTTTTAATCATTAGTTTTCTCCTTAACATGGTGTGTAAACTATTGTAGCCCAAAAAGTTAATAATTTCAACATAATTAGAAATGTTTTAATATTTGATAGAAAACTAAACTCACAACGTATGCCACGACAAGTTGATATCCTAATGAAAACCACATCCACTTCCATGACTTGGTTTCACTTTTTATAACGCCAAGGGTAGCGACACATGGTGTATATAAAAGGGAGAAAACCATAAATGCATAGGCGCTTGCCGCTGTAAACCCAATTTGATTTAAGGCAGCATACAGTCCCGATTCACCTACGCCATAAATAACACTCATACTACTAACAACAATCTCTTTTCCCAACACTCCGGCAATTAATGCTAACGCTGCCTGCCAGTCTCCAAATCCAAGCGGAGTAAATATCGGTGCAATTACACGCCCAATATCCGCCCCCAAACTATTTGTCATATCTACCTTACCTGATAAATTAAACTCAAGAACAACCCATAAAACTACTGATGCAATAAAAATAATTGTACCCGCGCGTTCTAAATACTCTCGTATTTTTTCCCATACAAAGATTCCCGTTGTTTTAAGTGCCGGTCGTTTATAACTTGGTAATTCAAGAATTAATCCGGGGTTTTGGCTTTCACCCATAACTTTTCTAAAGAACAACGCCATTATAACGGCGATAACGATTCCAAGCAAATATAAGGAAAAAGCAATAAGTATTTCATTTCCTGGGAAGAAAGCTCTGGAAAACAATACATAAATTGGGAACCTAGCGCTACATGACATAAATGGTGTGATCAAAATCGTAATTAACCGGTCTTTTTCACTATTTAAGCTTCGCGTTGTCATGATAGCAGGAACTGTACACCCAAATCCTAAGATTAGGGGAATTACCGCCTTTCCGTTTAGCCCTATTCGGCTCATGCTTTTATCCATAATTAGGGCCACACGGGCCATATAACCTGTATCTTCCAGTAAGCTCATTGCTATAAATAAGGCAGCAATATTTGGTAGGAAAATCAATATTCCACCCACACCGCCAATAATTCCATCAATGATTAGAGAAATAAGCCACTGTCGCACCTGAAATTTTGTCAAAGAACTATACACAAAGGCACTAAAAGAAGCCATTGCACCTTCAAATATATCTGCAAAATAATTTCCAATAGTAAAAGTAAACGTAAATACTAAAAACATCATCAGAAGAAAAATCGGAATTCCCAACATTGGATGGGTTACAATTGCATCAATTTTATCCGATAATATCTCTCTTGGTTTATTCTCTTTATTTATTAGAACACATTTGATAAACTGCTCTATAAATTGATACTTACGCTTACCAATTTCTTCTTCATAAGTTTCTTGATGTCCCGGTAGATGTTCTTCAAGAAAGTGGCGCTGTTGGTCAATAGGCAATTGTTCAATGGACTCATCACGTAGCTTGCTTAAAATCTCACGATCATTTTCTAGAACTTTTATACTCAACCAACGCAGCAAATAATCATCTACAGGTTTTTTCAGATGTATTTTTGATGCGATTTCTTTGATTTTATCTTCAATCTCTTGTCCATAGTCAATTCTTATAGGGACATATGTATCTTTTGTCTTGGAAGAACGAATCACTTGATGTAAAAGTTTTGTCATACCCTGCTTTGATACTGCAACAATAGGAACAACAGGAACGTTTAGCCTTCTCGATAGTTCTTGTATATCGACACTTATGCCACGTTCCTCCAGAATATCAATCATATTTAAAGCAATAATGACCGGATGCCCCAACTCAATCAATTGCAAGGTCAAATATAAATTACGTTCTAGGTTTGAAGCATCAATAATATTGATAATAACATCTGGATTAAAGTTCAAGATATATTCACGGGTTAAAATCTCCTCCAGGGAATATGGTGAGATACTGTAAATACCTGGTAAGTCAACAAGCGTTATGTTTTTTCCGTCATGTTTAATCAAGCCTTCTTTTTTTTCAACGGTTACACCTGGCCAATTCCCTACTTTATGCTTTGCACCTGTATACGCATTAAAGAGTGTTGTTTTCCCGCAATTTGGATTTCCGACTAAAGCCACCTTAATATGCATTAGTGTTTCCTCTCTTTCATAAGGTTTTCTTTAGTCACTTCATTAACATCAATTTGACGAAGTATATTCTCACTTAATGCGACTCTTGAGCCTCGGACACGTAACACATAGGCGTGCCCACCTAATTGTGACATGATTTTTATTTTTACACCTTGTGTGATCCCCATATTCTGTAAATGTTTTTTTGTTTTTGGATCTACTTCTATATAATTCACTTCGTATGTGTGACTTTTTTTTCCGTCATATAGTTTCATTACCAAACCTCGTATTCATATTATGTCTATACCAGCAGTGTCAAGAGTCCCATAATAAAGCCCAACAACGCCCCAAACCATGTTATGGCTTTTAACTCTTTATCGACAATAGTAAATATTAGACGTTCAACTTCTGCAACGCTAAAATGATTGATTTCATTTTCTACAATACGTGTTATATTAAATTGTTGAATAAACACAGGCAAATGTGTTTGTGCAAAATTTTTGTATAACCCGCAAATAGCTTTTGCAAAACTCTGCTTCATATCTTCCGATAATTGAATTTCGATTTTTGATAGTGTTATCAAATAGTTTTGAATTTGCTTTTGGATAACTTCACTGTTAAGTACATCGACGAGTTCATGCTCAACAAAATCAACCAGCTGTTCCGTTAAATGTATATAGTCTTTTGAACTAACCATAGACGAAATTTCTTTCTCTAAAAATCCATCTATTTTTTCACAGATAAACGTTCCCATTTGCTCTTGGTTTTCTTCAACTGCAAGGTAAGCTTGCAAATAGTCTATAAGCATTGTATATAAACTTTCCGGTTGGACAAACATCGCCGCCAATCCGCCAAGTTTTTCAGACAGTATCTGATCAATAACTTGAATTATTTGTATTTTTGCATTCTCTTCTTGAAGCAGAGCAACGATATAGTTTGCAATGTCCTCTTTATGCAATAAAATCTGTTCTTTGATTTTTGCCGATATATTTTCGCCTATAATCTCATTGATTTTTTTTGAATATGGTACCTTTCGCGCAATCATCGCAAACAATTGATTTTTTAGTTCCTGATTATTCGCCAATTGTTTTATTAATTGTTCTTGTACAATCCGCGCTATTTTTTCATAAAAAGCATCTCGCGCATCATCCTCTGAATAAATATGTTGTACAAATTCTTCGATGCATAAGGGCTTTGCAAGTAAATTCTGAACAATGTATGTTTCCAACTGTTCAATAACCTGATCATTGGTCAGCTCTTTTAGAATCACTTCTTCCGTCAATAGATTGTTTCCTACCGCAGAACCTAAGCTCTTAGCGATGCGTTTTTGCTCCCGCGGTATAACTCCAGGTGTGAATGGAAGCTTTAGCTTTCCAATATAAATCGGTTTATGTGGCTTAAATAGCATTTTAATCGCTAGCCAATTCGTTGTATATCCAATAATACTTCCCGCAATCGGTGTAATAATTGTTGTTATGTCCATAAATGATAACCCCTTTCATATACAGAATAGATTGTATCACAAAATGAAAAAAAGGTACATACCATTTTCATGGTATGTACCTTAATATTAGATTAAATTATCTGTTCAAAATTGCTGCATGTGCTGCTGCAAGACGTGCAATCGGCACACGGTATGGTGAACAAGACACGTAGTTTAATCCAACTTTATGACAGAAGTCAATTGTTGATGGATCTCCACCATGCTCTCCACAAATACCTAACTTAATGTTTGGACGAGTTTTACGTCCTTTTTCAACAGCCATTTCTACAAGTTGACCAACACCAGTTTGGTCTAAACGAGCAAATGGGTCAAATTCAAAAATACCTTTTTTATAGTAATCTTCTAAGAAGCTACCTGCATCATCACGAGAGAATCCAAATGTCATTTGAGTTAAGTCATTTGTACCAAATGAGAAGAATTCTGCTTGCTCAGCAATTGCATCTGCTGTAAGTGCAGCTCTTGGAATTTCAATCATTGTACCAATATGGTATTCAAGTTCAATACCTGATTGAGCAATAACTTCTTTAACAATGTTTTCAACAACGTCTTTAACATATGCTAATTCTTTAACTTCTCCAGCTAAAGGAATCATGATTTCTGGGATAACATTGAATCCTTTTTCTTTTTTAACTTCAACAGCTGCTTCGATAATTGCACGTGCTTGCATTTCTGCAATCTCTGGATAAGTTACGGCCAAACGGCAACCACGGTGTCCAAGCATTGGGTTGAACTCATGTAAGCTGTCAACAGTTTCTTTTAATTCTTCAAATGTAAGTCCCATATCTTTTGCTAAATCAGCAATGTCATCATCTTCATGAGGTAAGAACTCATGTAGTGGTGGGTCAAGAAGACGAACCGTCATTGGACGATCTTCTAAAGCTTCATACATTCCTTTAAAGTCAGCTTTTTGGAAAGGAATAAGTTGCTCAAGAGCCGCTTTTCTTTCTTCAACTGATTTTGATACGATCATCTTACGGATCTTAGGAATACGATCTTCTTCAAAGAACATATGCTCTGTACGGCAAAGGCCTACACCTTCAGCTCCAAATTCAATCGCTTGAATAACATCTTTTGGACTATCCGCATTTGTACGAACTTTTAATGTACGTACTTTATCTGCCCATGCCATAAATGTTTGGAAGTCTCCACTGATTTCAGGATCAACTGTTTTTACATCTTCAAGGTAGATATTACCTGTTGAACCATCAAGTGAAATATAGTCTCCTTCTTTTATTGTTTGACCAGCAAGTGTAAAGGATTTTTCATCAGCAGCAATTTTAACATCACCACAACCAGATACACAACACGTACCCATACCACGAGCAACAACCGCTGCGTGAGAAGTCATACCTCCACGTACAGTTAAGATACCACGTGATGCATCCATACCTTCAATATCTTCTGGTGATGTCTCTAAACGCACAAGAATAACACGCTCACCACGTTTTTTCGCAGCAACAGCTGTCTCAGCATCAAAGTATACACGACCTGCAGCAGCTCCTGGAGATGCTGGTAATCCTTTACCATATACTTTTGCATCTGCTAATGCTTTTGCATCAAACATTGGGTGAAGTAATTGGTCTAATTGTTTAGGCTCAACTTTTAATAAAGCTTCTTCTTCTGTAACTTTTCCTTCTTTTACAAGATCAACGGCAATACGAAGCGCTGCTTGAGCAGTTCTCTTACCATTACGTGTTTGTAAGAAGTAAAGTTTTTTGTTTTCTATTGTAAATTCCATATCTTGCATGTCTTTGTAATGATCTTCAAGACGGTTTGCAATATCTAAGAATTCTTTGTATACTTCCGGCATATCGTTTTCAAGACGCTCGATGTGCTCTGGAGTACGAATACCTGCAACAACGTCTTCACCTTGTGCATTTAATAAGTACTCACCATAAATTCCTGGTTCCCCTGTTGATGGGTTACGTGTAAAGGCAACACCAGTTCCTGATGTTTCTCCCATATTACCATAAACCATAGTTTGAACGTTAACTGCAGTACCCCATTTACCTGAGATATCATTCATTCTTCTGTAAATTACCGCACGTTCGTTATTCCATGAACCAAATACAGCTTTAATTGAGTCTAACAATTGTGCTTTTGGTTCTTGAGGGAAATCTGTTCCTTCATGTTTTTTATAAAGTGCTTTGAACGCTTCAACAACTTCTTTTAAGTCATCTGCTGATAATTCTAAGTCACTTTCAAATCCTTTTGCTTCTTTAATTTCATCGAGTACACGCTCGAATTGAGACTTTGGCAATCCTTTTACAACGTCAGAGAACATTTGGATAAAACGTCTGTATGAGTCATATGCAAATCTTGGGTTTTCTGTTGCTTTAGCAAACCCTTCTACAACTTTATCATTAAGTCCTAGGTTAAGAACTGTATCCATCATTCCTGGCATAGATACACGTGCACCAGAACGTACAGATACTAATAATGGTGAAGAATTGTCTCCGAATTTCTTTTCATTGATTTTTTCAAGTTCTGCAATAGCGTCATCAATTTGTGCTAATACATCATCAGATAGCATTTCACCATCATCATAGTATTTAATACAAGCTTCCGTTGTCACAGTAAAACCTTGTGGAATTGGAAGACCTAACTTGGTCATCTCAGAAAGGTTTGCACCTTTTCCTCCAAGTAGGTTTTTCATTGATTTGTCGCCTTCACTGAACATATAAACAAATTTGCTCATTAAAGTTTCCTCCTAAAAAGATTGTGATTTGTAATTAGTATTACATTTATAGTAATAAGCTCGCCTATTATTATAACACAAACAAATATTTATGAAAGTGTTTTTTTTGACAAACTTATTAGTTCGTTGGTAATTTGTGACTATTCTTCTATATTCGATGCTCTTCGAATACGCTCTCTAGATAATCCTTACCTACAGCTAAAAAGTAAAATGTTTTTCAAAATACGCTTTTAAATCATCAATTTTTATTCTCTCTTGTTCCATTGAATCACGGTGGCGAATGGTTACTGCTCCATCTTCAAGGGAATCAAAGTCATAGGTTATGCAAAAAGGTGTTCCGATTTCATCTTGTCGACGATAGCGCTTTCCAATTGATCCGCGATCATCATATTCTGTATTATATGTTTTTGATAAAGTTGTAAATAGCTCTGTTGCTTGTTCTCCAAGTTTTTTTGATAAGGGCATGACCGCTAATTGTACCGGAGCTAAGGCCGGGTGAAAACGTAATACAGTACGCGTGTCACCACCATCAAGCTCTTCTTCGTCATATGCTGCACACAAAAATGCAAGCGTTACACGATCAGCTCCCAAGGAGGGTTCGATACAATATGGAATATATTTTTCTTTTTTCTGATCATCAAAATATGTCATATCTTGACCACTTTGGGTTTGATGTGCTTTAAGGTCAAAATCTGTTCGATCGGCAATTCCCCAAAGCTCACCCCAACCAAATGGGAACATGAATTCAATATCACTTGTTGCATTACTATAGTGCGATAGCTCTTCTTCACTATGATCGCGAATACGCATTTCAGCTTCTTTAATTCCAAGGTCTTGAAGCCATTTTATACAGAAGTTTTTCCAGTATTCAAACCATTCTAAATCGGTTCCTGGTTCACAGAAAAACTCAAGCTCCATCTGTTCAAATTCTCGCGTTCTAAAGGTGAAGTTCCCCGGTGTAATTTCATTACGGAAAGATTTACCTACCTGTCCAATACCAAAAGGTATCTTTTTACGACTCGTGCGTTGCACATTTTTAAAGTTTACAAAAATCCCTTGTGCTGTTTCCGGGCGAAGATAAATCGTATTCGATGCATCTTCTGTAACCCCTTGGAATGTTTTAAACATTAGATTGAATTGTCGAATATCTGTAAAGTTATGTGCACCACAACTTGGACAGTTGATATTATGCTCGTCAATATATGCTTTCATTGCTTCGTTAGACCATGAATCCACTGCGTCTTCCGGCTCAATGCCAGCTGCTTTCATGGATTCTTCAATTAATTGATCTGCCCGAAAACGTTCTTTACATTCTTTACAGTCCATTAGAGGATCGTTAAATCCACCAACATGACCTGATGCTACCCATACTTGCGGGTTCATTAAAAGCGCACAATCCACTCCAACATTA
This sequence is a window from Vallitaleaceae bacterium 9-2. Protein-coding genes within it:
- the serS gene encoding serine--tRNA ligase; the protein is MLDMNLIRNNQDMVVAGLKKREYSVDFSDFNAWDEKRKSIIQEVEALKAERNKVSKEIPALKKAGEDVAPIIEKMSSLKDEIASLDESLRDVDEKIKDFVVSLPNLPADDVTPGGKENNAVIHTWGEKPAHDFEVKNHVELAESLGIIDYERGAKLAGNGFWIYKDKGALLEWALLNYFISAHLKDGYTFMLPPHILSYESGYTAGQFPKFEDDVFKLEQEKGYMQFLLPTAETALINYHRNETLTEDELPKKYFAYTPCYRKEAGSYRAEERGMIRGHQFNKVEMFQYTTPEQSDAALEELIKKAEALVQGLGLHYQLSKLAAGDCSASMRKTYDIEVWIESMQVYKEVSSASNAGDYQARRGNMKYRMVSEKKAAFMHTLNASGLATSRILPALLEQHQQADGSVLIPEALRPFTGFDKIEPIK
- the feoB gene encoding ferrous iron transport protein B; protein product: MHIKVALVGNPNCGKTTLFNAYTGAKHKVGNWPGVTVEKKEGLIKHDGKNITLVDLPGIYSISPYSLEEILTREYILNFNPDVIINIIDASNLERNLYLTLQLIELGHPVIIALNMIDILEERGISVDIQELSRRLNVPVVPIVAVSKQGMTKLLHQVIRSSKTKDTYVPIRIDYGQEIEDKIKEIASKIHLKKPVDDYLLRWLSIKVLENDREILSKLRDESIEQLPIDQQRHFLEEHLPGHQETYEEEIGKRKYQFIEQFIKCVLINKENKPREILSDKIDAIVTHPMLGIPIFLLMMFLVFTFTFTIGNYFADIFEGAMASFSAFVYSSLTKFQVRQWLISLIIDGIIGGVGGILIFLPNIAALFIAMSLLEDTGYMARVALIMDKSMSRIGLNGKAVIPLILGFGCTVPAIMTTRSLNSEKDRLITILITPFMSCSARFPIYVLFSRAFFPGNEILIAFSLYLLGIVIAVIMALFFRKVMGESQNPGLILELPSYKRPALKTTGIFVWEKIREYLERAGTIIFIASVVLWVVLEFNLSGKVDMTNSLGADIGRVIAPIFTPLGFGDWQAALALIAGVLGKEIVVSSMSVIYGVGESGLYAALNQIGFTAASAYAFMVFSLLYTPCVATLGVIKSETKSWKWMWFSLGYQLVVAYVVSLVFYQILKHF
- the ppdK gene encoding pyruvate, phosphate dikinase, with product MSKFVYMFSEGDKSMKNLLGGKGANLSEMTKLGLPIPQGFTVTTEACIKYYDDGEMLSDDVLAQIDDAIAELEKINEKKFGDNSSPLLVSVRSGARVSMPGMMDTVLNLGLNDKVVEGFAKATENPRFAYDSYRRFIQMFSDVVKGLPKSQFERVLDEIKEAKGFESDLELSADDLKEVVEAFKALYKKHEGTDFPQEPKAQLLDSIKAVFGSWNNERAVIYRRMNDISGKWGTAVNVQTMVYGNMGETSGTGVAFTRNPSTGEPGIYGEYLLNAQGEDVVAGIRTPEHIERLENDMPEVYKEFLDIANRLEDHYKDMQDMEFTIENKKLYFLQTRNGKRTAQAALRIAVDLVKEGKVTEEEALLKVEPKQLDQLLHPMFDAKALADAKVYGKGLPASPGAAAGRVYFDAETAVAAKKRGERVILVRLETSPEDIEGMDASRGILTVRGGMTSHAAVVARGMGTCCVSGCGDVKIAADEKSFTLAGQTIKEGDYISLDGSTGNIYLEDVKTVDPEISGDFQTFMAWADKVRTLKVRTNADSPKDVIQAIEFGAEGVGLCRTEHMFFEEDRIPKIRKMIVSKSVEERKAALEQLIPFQKADFKGMYEALEDRPMTVRLLDPPLHEFLPHEDDDIADLAKDMGLTFEELKETVDSLHEFNPMLGHRGCRLAVTYPEIAEMQARAIIEAAVEVKKEKGFNVIPEIMIPLAGEVKELAYVKDVVENIVKEVIAQSGIELEYHIGTMIEIPRAALTADAIAEQAEFFSFGTNDLTQMTFGFSRDDAGSFLEDYYKKGIFEFDPFARLDQTGVGQLVEMAVEKGRKTRPNIKLGICGEHGGDPSTIDFCHKVGLNYVSCSPYRVPIARLAAAHAAILNR
- a CDS encoding DUF445 family protein, which translates into the protein MDITTIITPIAGSIIGYTTNWLAIKMLFKPHKPIYIGKLKLPFTPGVIPREQKRIAKSLGSAVGNNLLTEEVILKELTNDQVIEQLETYIVQNLLAKPLCIEEFVQHIYSEDDARDAFYEKIARIVQEQLIKQLANNQELKNQLFAMIARKVPYSKKINEIIGENISAKIKEQILLHKEDIANYIVALLQEENAKIQIIQVIDQILSEKLGGLAAMFVQPESLYTMLIDYLQAYLAVEENQEQMGTFICEKIDGFLEKEISSMVSSKDYIHLTEQLVDFVEHELVDVLNSEVIQKQIQNYLITLSKIEIQLSEDMKQSFAKAICGLYKNFAQTHLPVFIQQFNITRIVENEINHFSVAEVERLIFTIVDKELKAITWFGALLGFIMGLLTLLV
- a CDS encoding FeoA family protein, with amino-acid sequence MKLYDGKKSHTYEVNYIEVDPKTKKHLQNMGITQGVKIKIMSQLGGHAYVLRVRGSRVALSENILRQIDVNEVTKENLMKERKH
- the lepA gene encoding translation elongation factor 4, with the protein product MKQENIRNFSIIAHIDHGKSTLADRIIQMTGLLTEREMSEQVLDTMELERERGITIKAQAVRLVYTAKDGEEYVFNLIDTPGHVDFNYEVSRALAACEGAVLVVDAAQGIEAQTMANVYLALENDLEIMPVINKIDLPSADPQRVIEEVEDIIGLEAQDAPKISAKEGLNVEDVLEAIVHKIPAPIGDSKAPLKALIFDSVYDPYKGVIVFCRIMEGTIRKGSRIKMMATKKEFEVIEVGYFAPGSFIPTDALEAGFVGYITASIKNVSDTQVGDTITEVGRETEKALAGYKKVNPMVYCGIYPADGSKYQDLRDALDKLKLNDAALQYEAETSVALGFGFRCGFLGLLHLEIIQERIEREYNLDIVTTAPSVIYKVKKTNGEEIALANPIDLPEPSEIQYMEEPMVKAEIMVPKEYVGTIMDLCQDRRGTYIHMDYIEESRALLTYELPLNEIIYDFFDALKSRTKGYASFDYQLIGYVESDLVRLDVLINKEIVDALSFIVHREKAYERGRKIVEKLKNEIPRHMFEIPIQASIGNKVIARETVRAMRKDVLAKCYGGDISRKRKLLEKQKEGKKRMRQVGSVEVPQKAFMSILKLDE
- a CDS encoding lysophospholipid acyltransferase family protein — protein: MIKTIFFFIYFGISLLISMIGAIPYWIFGGLGLLKAQHRLVDKLTTLWARSIIFATGNRVQVENAELVPDKPVLFVVNHQSYFDIPVLMVHLPHFAAFIAKVELEKVPMLSWWMKKMGCLFMDRKNMRQSLKVILEGIDMLKDGKSLVIFPEGTRSDLGQMNAFKPGSLKLAVKAGVPIVPVTLKNTYKVYEEHKRVRKTELSVIFHEPIDVTALSREDVNNLHNHVHAIIKKALER
- a CDS encoding ferritin family protein, whose translation is MQPKFTGAEVLQLAISMEEEGVKFYEKYATMADLELKEILLGMAEDEKEHAKVFKSMYNELNVDASQEDYLFSDQVQEFFASYAKNEGFNRSQAPIDSVRDALKIGAETERVTINYYVNLLEFANDKVKEVLNRIIKEEEKHLERLEALI